One region of Alosa alosa isolate M-15738 ecotype Scorff River chromosome 1, AALO_Geno_1.1, whole genome shotgun sequence genomic DNA includes:
- the LOC125304619 gene encoding uncharacterized protein LOC125304619: MQLQIFQYDTFRRHARNYMEPAIVHKWKMDQQSHFQHQLHLGGVVAVGGDMRADSPGHSAKFGSYTLMNLESNTIMDIQLVQSNEVGGSYHMEKEGLKRCLDHLESNGLKVDYIVTDRHPQIQKFLRERSVTQFYDVWHFEKGSVALHKAEKILLNKRVLKDVEKLSHHHQTSSLESFHSLILRFAPKNVVFPFMGMLCRLYLAAMHHNEHALREQATTSTGQAVFKVVFPKAKRGEGIVKPVKTNPTFNYVRELMRLLMQEVFEDPTSFAEELKTIPIPPDLSAEFPKTPKAELVARHVSRFNQ; this comes from the exons ATGCAACTCCAGATATTTCAGTATGACACCTTCAGAAGGCATGCAAGGAATTACATGGAACCGGCTATTGTTCATAAGTGGAAGATGGATCAGCAGAGTCATTTCCAGCATCAATTGCACCTTGGTGGGGTGGTTGCAGTGGGAGGAGACATGAGGGCTGATTCTCCAG GGCACTCCGCAAAGTTTGGCAGCTACACTCTAATGAATCTGGAGAGCAACACCATTATGGACATCCAACTTGTTCAG AGCAATGAAGTAGGTGGCAGCTATCATATGGAGAAGGAAGGACTGAAAAGATGCCTAGATCATCTGGAGTCGAATGGATTGAAGGTGGATTACATTGTGACAGACCGTCATCCACAGATCCAGAAATTTCTGAGGGAACGCAGCGTAACTCAGTTCTATGACGTTTGGCACTTTGAGAAAG GATCAGTTGCACTTCACAAAGCTGAGAAAATACTGCTCAACAAGAGAGTCCTGAAGGATGTAGAGAAACTCAGCCACCATCACCAGACCTCATCACTAGAGTCCTTCCACAGCCTGATACTACGTTTTGCACCAAAGAATGTAGTTTTCCCCTTCATGGGAATGTTGTGCAG GTTGTATCTAGCAGCAATGCACCACAATGAACATGCTTTGCGGGAGCAAGCCACAACATCTACAGGACAGGCCGTTTTCAAGGTTGTTTTTCCAAAGGCGAAGAGGGGGGAAGGCATTGTGAAGCCTGTGAAAACAAATCCAACCTTCA ACTATGTACGTGAACTCATGAGGCTGCTCATGCAGGAAGTTTTTGAGGACCCTACATCTTTTGCAGAGGAATTGAAGACCATCCCCATCCCTCCAGACCTCTCAGCAGAATTCCCGAAAACTCCAAAGGCTGAGCTGGTTGCCCGTCACGTCTCCCGCTTCAATCAATAG
- the LOC125294878 gene encoding uncharacterized protein LOC125294878: MGRRCFLCCEGTSPLYALPKAEPTRTCWLEFIFNSIPPTLPTIFLCPRHFTDGCFSNLRLFSTGFAKLLALREDAVPTLCGPMGEDVARHDSSAPFSPFQHVGCQTDSPQLISAGTQTSNTVGMHSVGVQSAPLKTTSVGTQLSMGSLKTAHMRSKGIQTKLPLLSVGTGIISGIDSPLASTPIKGPGCRPSKRPRLELEEESDSSNEFHKEPLDSTYNPGDSVLTEESDISFETQSTHDEEKYIVFESCLKQLFENCPVCKKGCNLQRRRMGTYVAFTQRCPHCSYFREWESQPMVGSTPVGNLQLSAATYFTVSTWKR, translated from the exons ATGGGTAGAAGGTGTTTTCTTTGTTGTGAAGGGACGTCTCCCTTGTATGCTTTGCCAAAGGCAGAGCCTACACGTACCTGTTGGCTAGAGTTTATTTTTAACTCTATTCCCCCAACTTTACCGACCATTTTTCTGTGTCCCCGTCACTTCACGGATGGCTGCTTCAGCAACCTGCGTTTGTTCAGCACAGGATTTGCGAAGCTGCTTGCTCTGAGGGAAGATGCTGTTCCAACTTTGTGTGGCCCCATGGGTGAAGATGTCGCTCGACAT GACTCCAGTGCCCCATTTAGCCCCTTCCAGCACGTCGGATGTCAGACCGACTCTCCTCAGCTTATTTCGGCGGGAACCCAGACAAGTAACACCGTGGGAATGCATTCTGTGGGAGTACAAAGTGCGCCATTGAAGACGACTTCAGTCGGCACACAGTTGTCCATGGGATCGCTGAAAACGGCACACATGAGAAGCAAAG GTATCCAGACAAAGCTGCCTCTTCTCAGTGTAGGCACTGGAATAATTTCTGGTATAGACTCACCACTGGCGTCTACACCAATAAAGGGCCCAGGCTGTCGACCTAGCAAGAGACCACGGCTTGAGTTGGAGGAGGAGAGCGACTCCTCAAATGAATTTCATAAGGAGCCTCTGGACTCTACTTACAACCCTGGAGATTCTGTACTTACAGAGGAATCTGACATCTC GTTTGAGACACAGTCCACACATGATGAGGAAAAGTATATTGTTTTTGAAAGCTGCCTCAAACAGCTGTTTGAAAACTGTCCAGTGTGTAAGAAGGGCTGTAATCTCCAACGACGAAGGATGGGAACCTATGTGGCTTTCACTCAGCGATGTCCACACTGCAGTTACTTCAGAGAGTGGGAGAGTCAGCCCATGGTTGGAAGTACCCCTGTCGGCAACCTACAACTTTCTGCGGCTACCTACTTTACAGTATCCACCTGGAAAAGGTAA